The following coding sequences are from one Microbacterium sp. SORGH_AS_0969 window:
- a CDS encoding DUF2087 domain-containing protein: MHENAWRAILAALADDRAREVYARIVLDQPVDECLAAIPAKKAHRIVEALTAAGLVARTPDGFEPVTSVFAQALASAGSPPRREGVDRFLEGGRLVSMPARAADRRAVLEHLATRLLTADETITEAEINARLAEVTGDVAGLRRALVDEGLLARTADGSSYSRT, from the coding sequence ATGCACGAAAACGCGTGGCGCGCAATCTTGGCCGCCCTCGCCGACGATCGCGCGCGCGAGGTCTACGCCCGCATCGTCCTCGACCAGCCCGTCGACGAGTGCCTCGCGGCGATTCCCGCGAAGAAAGCGCACCGCATCGTCGAGGCGCTCACGGCCGCGGGACTCGTCGCGCGCACGCCCGACGGATTCGAACCTGTCACGAGTGTCTTCGCGCAGGCCCTCGCCTCCGCGGGCAGCCCGCCCCGCCGCGAAGGCGTCGATCGCTTTCTCGAGGGTGGCCGCCTCGTCAGCATGCCCGCTCGCGCGGCCGACCGGCGAGCCGTCCTCGAGCACCTGGCGACGCGGCTGCTCACGGCCGACGAGACGATCACGGAGGCCGAGATCAACGCGCGGCTCGCCGAGGTCACGGGTGACGTCGCCGGCCTCCGCCGCGCTCTCGTCGACGAAGGTCTCCTCGCCCGCACCGCGGACGGCTCTTCCTACTCCCGCACGTGA
- a CDS encoding ComEA family DNA-binding protein, translating into MTATSDPAGDALSARRRLGIGAVIVLVLLAFAVTIGIGMVRGASGTQVVSVASSPSVTVAGPPEAGLYVHVAGAVRSPGLYRLEAGDRVADAIALAGGFAENAERAGVNLARAVADGEQIVVPMVGATSDDATGATPGTAAGGLIDLNTATREQLDTLPRVGPAIADRIIAWRKENGRFTSVDDLGSVPGIGEKMLDGIRDLVRV; encoded by the coding sequence GTGACCGCGACTTCCGACCCCGCTGGCGACGCGCTCAGCGCGCGTCGACGGCTCGGGATCGGCGCCGTCATCGTGCTCGTCCTGCTCGCGTTCGCCGTGACCATCGGGATCGGCATGGTGCGCGGGGCGTCGGGCACGCAGGTCGTGTCCGTCGCGTCGTCCCCGAGCGTCACGGTGGCGGGCCCACCCGAAGCGGGACTCTACGTGCACGTCGCGGGCGCCGTGCGGTCCCCGGGGCTTTACCGGCTCGAGGCGGGCGATCGGGTCGCGGATGCCATCGCCCTCGCCGGCGGATTCGCGGAGAACGCGGAGCGGGCCGGGGTCAACCTCGCCCGCGCTGTCGCCGATGGGGAGCAGATCGTGGTTCCGATGGTGGGAGCGACGTCGGACGACGCCACGGGCGCGACCCCCGGAACAGCGGCGGGGGGCCTGATCGACCTGAACACCGCGACGCGCGAGCAGCTCGACACGCTGCCGCGTGTGGGACCGGCGATCGCCGACCGAATCATCGCGTGGCGCAAGGAGAACGGCCGCTTCACGAGCGTCGACGACCTCGGGTCCGTTCCAGGGATCGGAGAGAAGATGCTCGACGGGATCCGCGATCTGGTGCGCGTGTGA
- a CDS encoding ComEC/Rec2 family competence protein — protein MRPTIVALTTWTAAGLATSAPDLAVLAVAAAVAAVVSAVTFARFRHPTLGIAAVALACAAAAAGSVAAMGPVRAQIAALQVEGGRQLEVDLTVVGHVSGSADGGAWFDAVASRVSAGAVTVTGEIPTRVGVDPPGRAAVSASGLGSEIRLTGRAIPAKPGERAVLVLRAQEVTRAPPPEGVWAGFEALRDGLVDSTRGLPQPGAGLVPGLAVGDTSSLDAATDAAMKASSLSHLTAVSGANCALVVGAAFMVLAALGAPRWLRVVGATGVLAGFVLLVTPEPSVVRAAAMAAIALLAVALGRPAVGVAVLSAAVTVLLITDPWLSTSLGFALSAAATAALLLLARPLARGLERWMPRALALALAVPTAAQLACGPLIVLIDPHVPVLGVAANLVADPAAAPATIAGVLACIAPFPWLRDGLSALAWVPAAWIAAVAHTTSAIRAQNLPWPDGAFGAALLAAISFAIVVAIIRPARGPRVTAIATAIVALTVGLCAGNATVRTIAGPLTVPTTWDVAMCDVGQGDATLWRSGSAVALVDTGPEPERLRECLDTFGIDHLDLVVLTHFDLDHIGGSASVIGHADLVVHGPVDVPEDQRLLDRFAAGGARLTQASTGMTGTVGETRWQALGPTPRDEPGNGASVALDVVGPDFPRTVLLGDLGTDAQAALMRRIEVPRVEVVKVSHHGSADQDPELYRRLHPEIGLIGVGAENRYGHPTATLLSTLSALGVAVGRTDTDGDLAVSMDDGSLVLWRARPPG, from the coding sequence ATGCGCCCGACCATCGTCGCTCTCACCACCTGGACCGCGGCGGGCCTCGCGACATCCGCCCCGGATCTCGCGGTGCTCGCCGTCGCCGCGGCCGTCGCGGCGGTCGTCAGCGCGGTGACGTTCGCGCGGTTTCGGCATCCGACGCTCGGCATCGCCGCCGTCGCGCTCGCCTGCGCGGCCGCCGCAGCGGGCAGTGTCGCGGCGATGGGACCGGTGCGCGCCCAGATCGCGGCCCTTCAGGTCGAGGGCGGCCGTCAGCTCGAGGTCGATCTCACCGTGGTCGGACACGTGTCCGGCTCCGCCGATGGGGGAGCGTGGTTCGACGCGGTCGCGTCGCGGGTGAGCGCCGGGGCCGTGACGGTGACCGGCGAGATCCCGACCCGCGTCGGCGTGGATCCGCCCGGGCGAGCGGCCGTCTCGGCATCCGGTCTGGGCAGCGAGATCCGCCTCACCGGACGAGCGATTCCCGCGAAGCCGGGGGAGCGGGCCGTTCTCGTGCTGCGCGCGCAGGAGGTGACGCGCGCCCCACCGCCGGAGGGCGTGTGGGCCGGCTTCGAGGCGCTGCGCGATGGGCTGGTCGACTCGACGCGCGGGCTGCCGCAGCCCGGAGCCGGCCTCGTACCCGGCCTCGCGGTGGGCGATACCTCGAGTCTGGATGCCGCGACCGATGCGGCGATGAAGGCTTCGTCACTGTCGCACCTCACGGCCGTTTCCGGTGCGAACTGCGCCCTCGTCGTCGGCGCAGCCTTCATGGTGCTGGCGGCGCTGGGCGCGCCGCGCTGGCTGCGGGTGGTCGGGGCGACGGGGGTCCTCGCGGGATTCGTCCTGCTGGTCACGCCTGAACCCAGCGTGGTGCGCGCGGCGGCCATGGCCGCGATCGCCCTGCTCGCCGTGGCGCTGGGCCGCCCCGCGGTGGGGGTGGCGGTTCTCTCGGCCGCCGTGACCGTGCTGCTGATCACCGACCCGTGGCTGTCGACGTCGCTCGGCTTCGCCCTGTCGGCTGCGGCGACCGCAGCCCTGCTTCTCCTCGCTCGTCCGCTCGCGCGGGGCCTGGAGCGATGGATGCCACGCGCCCTCGCTCTCGCTCTCGCGGTGCCGACGGCGGCTCAGCTCGCGTGCGGCCCCCTCATCGTGCTGATCGACCCCCACGTGCCCGTGCTCGGCGTCGCGGCGAATCTCGTCGCCGACCCCGCGGCCGCCCCGGCGACCATCGCGGGGGTCCTTGCGTGCATCGCGCCCTTTCCCTGGCTGCGGGACGGTCTTTCGGCGCTGGCATGGGTACCCGCGGCCTGGATCGCCGCAGTCGCGCACACGACCAGTGCGATCCGCGCGCAGAATCTGCCCTGGCCCGACGGTGCCTTCGGGGCGGCTCTGCTGGCCGCGATCAGCTTCGCGATCGTCGTCGCCATCATCCGACCGGCGCGGGGTCCGCGCGTGACGGCGATCGCGACCGCGATCGTCGCGCTCACCGTCGGCCTGTGTGCGGGGAACGCGACCGTGCGGACGATCGCCGGCCCGCTCACGGTGCCGACCACGTGGGATGTGGCCATGTGCGACGTGGGCCAGGGCGACGCGACGCTGTGGCGGTCCGGAAGCGCCGTGGCTCTGGTGGATACGGGCCCGGAACCCGAGCGGCTGAGGGAGTGTCTCGACACCTTCGGGATCGACCACCTCGACCTCGTCGTGCTCACCCACTTCGATCTCGACCACATCGGTGGATCGGCGTCGGTGATCGGTCACGCGGATCTCGTCGTCCACGGGCCCGTCGACGTTCCCGAGGATCAGCGTCTGCTCGACCGCTTCGCGGCGGGCGGGGCACGGTTGACGCAGGCCTCGACCGGGATGACGGGCACCGTGGGGGAGACGCGGTGGCAGGCGCTCGGCCCCACGCCTCGAGACGAGCCCGGCAACGGTGCAAGCGTCGCCCTCGACGTGGTCGGCCCCGACTTCCCGCGCACGGTGCTGCTCGGCGATCTCGGTACCGACGCCCAAGCCGCTCTCATGCGCCGAATCGAGGTTCCACGAGTGGAGGTCGTCAAGGTGTCGCACCACGGCAGCGCCGACCAGGACCCCGAGCTCTACCGCCGCCTGCACCCAGAGATCGGACTCATCGGCGTGGGAGCGGAGAACCGTTATGGACACCCCACCGCAACTCTGCTCTCGACGTTGTCCGCCCTGGGGGTGGCGGTGGGACGCACGGACACCGATGGTGATCTCGCGGTGAGCATGGACGACGGGAGCCTCGTGCTGTGGCGGGCGCGGCCGCCAGGCTGA
- the holA gene encoding DNA polymerase III subunit delta → MTPAPRRSAPAKAKTAIPQVSWRTPQPAPVVLVSGPEEVCAERATAGIRDFLKSEDPTLEVTDVRADDYAAGTLLAVTSPSLFGEPRLVRVGGVEKCSDTFLSEAISYLAQPQDGATVVLRHTGASVRGKKLLDAIRAGQGGGIEIACPAIKRDSDRFDFAVGEFKTANKRIAPVALRALVSAFADDLTELAAACQQLIADVPGDIDERTVERYYGGRVETSAFTVADTAIAGQYGPALLALRHALASGADPVPLVAAVAMKLRTMARVAGTRESSSQLAQRLGMKDWQVDRARRDLVGWTASSLGRAIHATARADAEVKGASRDAVFALERMITVIATRAPYGS, encoded by the coding sequence GTGACCCCGGCTCCCCGACGCTCCGCTCCGGCGAAGGCCAAAACGGCCATCCCGCAGGTGTCGTGGCGAACGCCTCAGCCGGCGCCGGTCGTTCTCGTCTCCGGTCCCGAGGAGGTGTGCGCGGAGCGGGCGACCGCCGGCATCCGCGATTTCCTCAAGAGCGAAGACCCGACGCTCGAAGTCACCGACGTGCGCGCCGACGACTACGCCGCCGGCACCCTGCTGGCCGTCACCTCGCCCTCACTGTTCGGCGAGCCTCGTCTCGTCCGCGTCGGCGGTGTCGAGAAGTGCAGCGACACCTTCCTGAGCGAGGCGATCTCCTACCTGGCACAGCCGCAGGACGGCGCGACGGTCGTGCTGCGGCACACCGGTGCGAGTGTCCGAGGGAAGAAGCTGCTCGACGCCATCCGCGCGGGTCAGGGCGGCGGTATCGAGATCGCCTGCCCGGCCATCAAACGCGACTCCGACCGCTTCGACTTCGCCGTCGGCGAGTTCAAGACCGCGAACAAGCGCATCGCGCCGGTGGCTCTGCGGGCACTCGTGTCCGCTTTCGCGGACGATCTCACCGAACTCGCGGCCGCGTGCCAACAGCTCATCGCCGACGTGCCCGGTGACATCGACGAGCGCACGGTCGAGCGGTACTACGGCGGTCGCGTCGAGACCTCCGCGTTCACCGTCGCCGACACGGCGATCGCCGGGCAGTACGGCCCCGCGCTGCTCGCGCTGCGCCACGCCCTGGCATCCGGAGCCGACCCGGTACCCCTCGTCGCCGCGGTCGCCATGAAGCTCCGCACCATGGCACGCGTGGCGGGCACACGCGAGTCGTCCTCGCAGCTCGCTCAGCGACTCGGAATGAAGGACTGGCAGGTCGACCGCGCTCGGCGCGACCTCGTCGGGTGGACCGCCTCGAGCCTCGGCCGCGCGATCCACGCAACAGCCCGCGCCGACGCGGAGGTCAAGGGCGCCTCCCGCGACGCCGTCTTCGCCCTCGAGCGCATGATCACCGTGATCGCCACGCGCGCGCCGTACGGCAGCTGA
- the rpsT gene encoding 30S ribosomal protein S20: protein MANIKSQIKRNKTNEKARERNKAVKSELKTHVRRTREAVLAGDKEAAEKALATATKKLDKAVSKGVIHQNQAANRKSAIAKSVAAL from the coding sequence GTGGCGAACATCAAGTCGCAGATCAAGCGCAACAAGACCAACGAGAAGGCGCGCGAGCGCAACAAGGCCGTCAAGAGCGAGCTGAAGACGCACGTGCGTCGCACCCGTGAGGCCGTCCTGGCCGGTGACAAGGAAGCCGCCGAGAAGGCGCTCGCCACCGCGACCAAGAAGCTCGACAAGGCCGTGAGCAAGGGTGTCATCCACCAGAACCAGGCCGCGAACCGCAAGTCGGCCATCGCGAAGTCGGTCGCCGCTCTCTGA
- a CDS encoding alpha/beta fold hydrolase has translation MTVQVVLVHGIRTSATMWRAQVEHLENRGNPVTAVDLPGHGTRRGEEFTLDEAFATIDRAVQDAATRGPVLLVGHSMGGLLSIEYVGREDPPPVAAFIAASCTSIPRGVGLAAYRFLARRFDSLPDRGLGLTNRVLDRTLPPETRPDFGAGGYAFDAQDTALASLSVLDLLASVRRIQVPLWFINGQWDQLRVNEKLFVSLAPHAELIVVPRTTHLVTAMRPRVFNALLEVALTTIEAST, from the coding sequence ATGACGGTCCAGGTCGTGCTCGTGCACGGCATCCGCACGTCGGCGACGATGTGGCGGGCGCAGGTCGAACACCTCGAGAATCGGGGGAATCCCGTGACGGCCGTCGACCTGCCGGGGCACGGCACCCGGCGCGGCGAAGAGTTCACGCTCGACGAGGCGTTCGCCACGATCGATCGGGCGGTTCAGGATGCCGCGACCCGCGGCCCCGTGCTGCTCGTCGGGCATTCGATGGGCGGGCTGCTCTCCATCGAGTACGTCGGGCGGGAGGACCCTCCCCCGGTTGCAGCGTTCATCGCGGCATCCTGCACCTCGATCCCCCGCGGTGTGGGGCTCGCGGCGTACCGCTTCCTCGCGCGACGGTTCGACAGCCTCCCGGACCGGGGTCTCGGTCTCACCAACCGGGTGCTCGATCGGACGCTGCCGCCCGAGACCCGGCCTGACTTCGGCGCGGGCGGGTACGCCTTCGACGCGCAGGACACGGCCCTGGCGTCTCTGTCGGTGCTCGACCTGTTGGCATCCGTCCGGCGGATCCAGGTTCCGCTGTGGTTCATCAACGGGCAGTGGGATCAGCTGCGCGTGAACGAGAAGCTGTTCGTCTCGCTCGCTCCGCACGCGGAGCTGATCGTCGTGCCGCGGACCACGCACCTCGTGACGGCGATGCGGCCGCGGGTGTTCAACGCGCTGCTGGAGGTGGCGCTCACCACGATCGAGGCGTCGACCTGA
- the lepA gene encoding translation elongation factor 4 has protein sequence MSPRALKPLEPSATPPEQIRNFCIIAHIDHGKSTLADRMLQITGVVADRDMRAQYLDRMDIERERGITIKSQAVRMPWALRQAQGPEQTFALNMIDTPGHVDFTYEVSRSLAACEGAILLVDAAQGIEAQTLANLYLALENDLTIIPVLNKIDLPAADPDKYAAELAGLIGGKPEDVLRVSGKTGMGVEDLLDLIVEKIPAPVGKADAPARAMIFDSVYDAYRGVVTYVRMVDGALSPRERIQMMSTTATHELLEIGVSSPEPIPTKGLGVGEVGYLITGVKDVRQSKVGDTITNQRKPATEALAGYTDPKPMVFSGIYPIDGSDYAELREALDKLKLSDASLQYEPETSVALGFGFRCGFLGLLHLEIITERLSREFGLDLITTAPSVTYEVTTDTGDTVSVTNPSEYPDGRVASVSEPIVKVGILLPKDYVGTVMELCQSRRGTLLGMEYLSEDRVELRYHMPLGEIVFDFFDHLKSRTQGYASLDYEPAGQQTADLVKVDILLQGEKVDAFSSIVHREKAYAYGTLMAERLRKLIPRQQFEVPIQAAIGARIIARETIRAIRKDVLAKCYGGDITRKRKLLEKQKEGKKRMKMVGRVEVPQEAFIAALSGDVEAKK, from the coding sequence ATGTCACCGCGCGCCCTGAAGCCCCTCGAGCCGTCTGCCACCCCGCCGGAGCAGATCCGCAACTTCTGCATCATCGCTCACATCGACCACGGCAAGTCGACGTTGGCCGACCGCATGCTGCAGATCACCGGCGTCGTCGCCGACCGCGACATGCGCGCGCAGTATCTCGACCGCATGGACATCGAGCGCGAGCGCGGCATCACGATCAAGTCGCAAGCGGTCCGGATGCCGTGGGCCCTTCGACAGGCTCAGGGACCCGAGCAGACGTTCGCCCTGAACATGATCGACACGCCCGGGCACGTCGACTTCACCTACGAGGTCAGTCGCTCGCTCGCCGCGTGCGAGGGCGCGATCCTGCTCGTCGACGCGGCGCAGGGCATCGAGGCCCAGACGCTCGCCAACCTCTACCTCGCGCTCGAGAACGATCTGACGATCATCCCGGTGCTGAACAAGATCGATCTCCCGGCGGCCGACCCCGACAAGTACGCGGCCGAGCTGGCCGGACTCATCGGCGGCAAGCCCGAAGACGTGCTGCGCGTGAGCGGCAAGACCGGCATGGGCGTCGAGGACCTCCTCGACCTCATCGTCGAGAAGATCCCGGCACCGGTCGGCAAGGCCGACGCACCCGCTCGCGCGATGATCTTCGACTCCGTCTACGACGCGTACCGCGGCGTCGTCACCTACGTCCGCATGGTCGACGGTGCCCTGTCGCCGCGCGAGCGCATCCAGATGATGTCGACCACGGCGACACACGAACTCCTCGAGATCGGTGTCTCGAGCCCCGAGCCGATCCCGACCAAGGGTCTCGGGGTGGGCGAGGTGGGCTACCTCATCACGGGTGTGAAGGACGTCCGCCAGTCGAAGGTCGGCGACACGATCACCAACCAGCGCAAGCCCGCGACCGAAGCCCTGGCCGGCTACACCGACCCGAAGCCCATGGTGTTCTCGGGCATCTACCCGATCGACGGCAGTGACTACGCGGAGCTGCGCGAAGCGCTCGACAAGCTGAAACTCTCGGACGCCTCGCTGCAGTACGAGCCCGAGACCTCGGTCGCCCTCGGCTTCGGGTTCCGCTGCGGATTCCTCGGCCTGCTGCACCTCGAGATCATCACCGAGCGCCTCTCGCGCGAGTTCGGTCTCGACCTCATCACCACGGCTCCCTCGGTCACGTACGAGGTGACCACCGACACCGGCGACACGGTCTCCGTCACGAACCCCAGCGAGTACCCCGACGGTCGCGTGGCCTCGGTGTCGGAGCCGATCGTCAAGGTCGGCATCCTGCTCCCGAAGGACTACGTCGGCACGGTCATGGAGCTCTGCCAGTCGCGCCGCGGAACCCTGCTCGGTATGGAGTACCTCAGCGAAGACCGCGTCGAGCTGCGCTACCACATGCCCCTCGGCGAGATCGTGTTCGACTTCTTCGATCACCTCAAGTCCCGCACGCAGGGCTACGCGAGCCTCGACTACGAACCGGCCGGTCAGCAGACCGCCGACCTCGTGAAGGTCGACATCCTGCTCCAGGGCGAGAAGGTCGACGCGTTCAGCTCGATCGTCCACCGCGAGAAGGCCTACGCGTACGGCACTCTCATGGCCGAGCGCCTGCGCAAGCTCATCCCGCGCCAGCAGTTCGAGGTGCCCATCCAGGCCGCGATCGGCGCGCGCATCATCGCGCGCGAGACGATCCGCGCCATCCGTAAAGACGTCCTCGCCAAGTGCTACGGCGGTGACATCACCCGAAAGCGCAAGCTCCTCGAAAAGCAGAAAGAGGGCAAGAAGCGCATGAAGATGGTGGGCCGGGTCGAGGTGCCGCAGGAGGCGTTCATCGCCGCCCTGTCGGGAGACGTCGAGGCCAAGAAGTAG
- a CDS encoding DUF1990 family protein, whose amino-acid sequence MRRQNFTDDTVDYAAVGATQAHDLMQYPPEHSVPAEDAWRIGSGEERFAAASELLLSWAPLRSGDLSISDVRPASGGGYSGVGFDADGAPIAPSSLEPEQRFAADGTPFVSPGTGVRLHGKVDGHRADAELRVISVFEEPRRVGFILGTVGHSNVSGEELFIVEWRDNDEVWFVVRAFDRPTVPSYRLFTSRLRRRRRALFTQYLRAISPLYTS is encoded by the coding sequence ATGCGTCGGCAGAACTTCACCGATGACACGGTCGACTACGCCGCCGTCGGCGCCACCCAGGCGCACGACCTGATGCAGTACCCGCCGGAGCACTCGGTCCCCGCCGAAGACGCGTGGCGGATCGGCAGCGGCGAGGAGCGCTTCGCCGCGGCCAGCGAACTGCTGCTGTCGTGGGCTCCGCTGCGTTCGGGCGATCTGAGCATCAGCGATGTGCGTCCGGCATCCGGAGGCGGATACTCCGGCGTGGGGTTCGACGCCGACGGGGCACCCATCGCTCCGAGCAGCCTCGAGCCCGAGCAGCGCTTCGCCGCCGACGGCACGCCGTTCGTCAGCCCCGGTACGGGAGTACGCCTGCACGGCAAGGTCGACGGGCACCGCGCCGACGCCGAGCTGCGCGTCATCTCGGTCTTCGAAGAGCCCCGGCGCGTCGGCTTCATCCTCGGCACCGTCGGGCACTCGAACGTGAGCGGCGAGGAGCTTTTCATCGTCGAGTGGCGCGACAACGACGAGGTGTGGTTCGTGGTCCGCGCGTTCGACCGGCCGACCGTGCCCTCGTACCGTCTGTTCACGAGCCGCCTCCGCCGCCGTCGGCGGGCGCTCTTCACGCAGTACCTGCGCGCGATCTCTCCGCTGTACACGTCCTGA
- the hemW gene encoding radical SAM family heme chaperone HemW, whose protein sequence is MGGPLPLGDPAPADGRLPDDLTIDPTTDFGVYLHVPFCRVRCGYCDFNTYTASELRGARQDDFADTLAAEVRLAGRVMDAAGPRRMASTVFFGGGTPTLLPPGDLARMLDAVRTEFGITDGAEITVEANPDTVDDAVMETLAAAGVTRVSVGMQSARPHVLAALDRTHDPANVATAVASARRAGLDVSLDLIYGAPGESLDDWRASLEAASVLEPDHISAYALIVEDGTKLVRQIRSGAVAMPDDDLQADMYELADEVLAAAGYDWYEVSNWSRGVAHRSRHNLAYWRGTDWWGFGPGAHSHVAGLRWWNVKHPAAYAQRLAADESPAAARERPDETARRLESVLLRSRIREGLAVSELHGEGRKAVASLIADGLVEGPDAVRGRIVLTRRGRLLADAVVRALTA, encoded by the coding sequence ATGGGCGGACCCCTTCCCCTCGGAGACCCCGCTCCCGCCGATGGGCGATTGCCCGACGACCTGACGATCGATCCGACGACGGACTTCGGCGTCTACCTGCACGTGCCGTTCTGCCGCGTTCGCTGCGGATACTGCGACTTCAACACCTACACCGCGAGCGAGCTCCGCGGAGCGCGGCAAGACGACTTCGCCGACACACTCGCGGCCGAGGTGCGCCTGGCGGGCAGGGTGATGGATGCCGCGGGCCCCCGCCGCATGGCATCCACGGTGTTCTTCGGGGGAGGCACGCCGACCCTGCTGCCGCCCGGCGACCTCGCGCGGATGCTCGACGCGGTACGGACTGAGTTCGGCATCACCGACGGCGCCGAGATCACCGTGGAGGCCAACCCCGACACGGTCGACGATGCCGTGATGGAGACGCTGGCGGCCGCCGGAGTGACCCGCGTGTCGGTCGGAATGCAGTCGGCTCGACCGCACGTCCTGGCGGCTCTTGACCGGACGCACGACCCCGCGAATGTCGCGACCGCAGTCGCGTCCGCCCGCCGAGCCGGCCTCGATGTCTCGCTCGACCTCATCTACGGCGCACCGGGGGAGTCTCTCGACGATTGGCGCGCATCGCTCGAAGCGGCCTCGGTCCTCGAGCCCGACCACATCTCGGCCTACGCTCTCATCGTCGAAGACGGCACGAAGCTCGTGCGACAGATCCGCTCGGGCGCGGTCGCCATGCCGGATGACGACCTGCAGGCCGACATGTACGAGCTCGCCGACGAGGTGCTCGCCGCCGCCGGGTACGACTGGTACGAGGTGTCGAACTGGTCGCGGGGCGTCGCCCACCGTTCGCGGCACAATCTCGCGTACTGGCGGGGGACCGACTGGTGGGGCTTCGGCCCCGGTGCCCACAGCCACGTCGCGGGACTCCGCTGGTGGAACGTCAAGCACCCGGCCGCGTACGCGCAGCGTCTGGCCGCCGACGAGTCGCCCGCCGCTGCGCGAGAGCGGCCCGACGAAACGGCTCGGCGTCTCGAATCTGTGCTGCTGCGCAGCCGGATCCGCGAGGGTCTGGCGGTGTCGGAGCTGCACGGCGAGGGCCGCAAGGCCGTGGCCTCCCTCATCGCCGACGGTCTCGTCGAGGGTCCGGATGCCGTGCGCGGGCGCATCGTCCTCACCCGGCGCGGGCGCCTCCTCGCGGATGCCGTCGTACGGGCCCTCACCGCCTGA
- the hrcA gene encoding heat-inducible transcriptional repressor HrcA: MVSERGLQVLRAIVQDYVDTREPVGSKAIVDRHAFGVSAATIRNDMALLEDEELIVAPHTSSGRVPTDKGYRVFVDHLAELRPLSSAQRSAITSFLDQAGDLDDLLARTVRALTQLTGQVAIVQYPSFARANVTHVELVALGGPRVLVILVTDTGRVSQRIALVPAEPAEPEIVQLRARVGAVLVGRSVADSVQRVADALADGPRPGVAIDAIADAVLRVVGEELEEFRQDRLVMAGAATLAKREQDFRGSIYPLLEAIEEQVTLLRLMSEMVADDKGLSASIGRENEPFGLIEASVLASRYDGSAGGARVGLLGPTRMDYSSNLAAVRAVAHYLTRMLEDDDSSR; the protein is encoded by the coding sequence ATGGTGTCGGAACGCGGCCTTCAGGTGCTCCGCGCGATCGTGCAGGACTACGTCGACACACGCGAGCCGGTCGGCAGCAAGGCCATCGTCGATCGTCACGCGTTCGGGGTGTCGGCCGCGACCATCCGCAACGACATGGCGCTGCTCGAAGACGAAGAGCTCATCGTCGCGCCGCACACCTCCTCGGGCCGCGTCCCCACGGACAAGGGGTATCGGGTCTTCGTCGACCACCTCGCCGAGCTGCGCCCGCTCTCGAGTGCCCAGCGCAGCGCGATCACCTCGTTCCTCGACCAGGCGGGCGACCTCGACGACCTGCTCGCGCGGACGGTGCGCGCACTGACGCAGTTGACCGGTCAGGTCGCGATCGTGCAGTACCCGTCGTTCGCGCGGGCGAACGTCACTCACGTCGAGCTCGTCGCGCTCGGCGGGCCGCGCGTGCTCGTCATCCTCGTCACCGACACCGGGCGCGTCTCGCAGCGGATCGCGCTCGTCCCGGCCGAACCCGCCGAGCCCGAGATCGTGCAGCTGCGCGCGCGGGTGGGTGCCGTGCTGGTCGGGCGGAGCGTCGCCGACAGCGTCCAGCGAGTGGCCGACGCCCTCGCCGACGGACCGCGCCCGGGCGTCGCCATCGACGCGATCGCCGACGCGGTACTGCGCGTGGTGGGCGAAGAGCTCGAGGAGTTCCGCCAGGATCGCCTCGTGATGGCGGGAGCGGCGACCCTCGCCAAGCGCGAGCAGGACTTCCGTGGCAGCATCTACCCGCTGCTCGAGGCCATCGAGGAGCAGGTGACGCTCCTGCGCCTCATGAGCGAGATGGTCGCGGACGACAAGGGCCTCTCGGCCAGCATCGGCCGCGAGAACGAGCCGTTCGGTCTCATCGAGGCGTCCGTCCTCGCGAGCCGGTACGACGGCTCCGCCGGCGGCGCGCGGGTGGGTCTGCTCGGCCCCACCCGCATGGACTACTCCTCCAACCTCGCGGCGGTCCGCGCCGTCGCGCACTATCTGACCCGGATGCTCGAAGACGACGACAGTTCCCGCTGA